From a single Pseudalkalibacillus hwajinpoensis genomic region:
- a CDS encoding OmpA/MotB family protein codes for MKNRKRRFQIESDEEHYWPSFADMMAMIVLVMLFIAIIAFVQMIYDAYDQTVMKEELAKVADVKKHISDLIEQQLEENVGKDKIVRGPNNTISVEGDILFDTGSAEVSPEGKKVLNELADVFASLVEEEDISQYLYIILIEGHTDKVPYDNWTLSADRSVAVVKELMKANPTLATPEYAKYLAATGYSEYKPVVAEETEEAFKKNRRISFQIILDDEKWQGRLKDIMKY; via the coding sequence ATGAAAAACCGAAAAAGACGATTTCAAATAGAGAGTGATGAAGAGCATTACTGGCCCAGTTTCGCTGACATGATGGCGATGATCGTGCTTGTTATGCTTTTCATTGCCATTATTGCCTTCGTACAAATGATTTATGACGCTTATGATCAAACTGTCATGAAAGAGGAGCTCGCTAAAGTAGCCGATGTAAAAAAGCATATTAGTGACTTAATTGAACAACAGCTAGAAGAAAATGTAGGAAAAGATAAAATTGTTCGCGGACCAAATAACACAATTTCCGTTGAGGGAGACATTCTTTTTGATACGGGGAGTGCAGAAGTTAGTCCTGAAGGGAAAAAAGTATTAAATGAACTGGCAGATGTGTTTGCAAGTTTAGTAGAGGAAGAAGACATCAGTCAATATCTCTATATTATTTTGATTGAGGGGCATACGGATAAAGTTCCATATGATAATTGGACACTTTCCGCCGATCGCTCTGTTGCCGTTGTAAAAGAGCTAATGAAAGCGAATCCGACACTTGCCACTCCAGAGTATGCAAAATACCTTGCAGCTACTGGCTATTCAGAATATAAACCTGTCGTGGCTGAAGAAACGGAGGAAGCCTTTAAGAAAAATAGAAGGATCTCTTTTCAAATCATTCTTGATGATGAGAAATGGCAGGGTAGGTTGAAGGACATAATGAAGTATTAA
- a CDS encoding YrzI family small protein has product MTLNLLFATITISIKRNRKSLEQELDGIRRRNLIEANEYKQSFYIHR; this is encoded by the coding sequence ATGACTTTAAATCTATTGTTTGCAACCATCACGATTTCAATCAAGCGCAATCGGAAATCGCTTGAACAGGAGTTGGACGGTATCCGAAGAAGAAATCTGATCGAAGCAAACGAATATAAACAGAGCTTCTATATCCATCGTTAA
- the nadE gene encoding ammonia-dependent NAD(+) synthetase encodes MRELQKEIVDELGVKPSIDVNEEVSKRVTFLKDYLKKSGMTGFVLGISGGQDSSLAGRFAQLAVEELREEGTDASFISVRLPYGEQKDEEDAQAALKFIKPDHTVTINIKPAVDASVSTYLEATGNDLTDFTKGNNKARERMIAQYNIAGDEKKLVVGTDHAAEAVTGFYTKHGDGACDIAPLFGLNKRQGRAILEHFGMPDHLVEKVPTADLEDDRPALADEEALGVSYKHIDDYLEGREVPEEAAEMIESHFLKTRHKRNMAATIFDNWWK; translated from the coding sequence ATGAGAGAGCTTCAGAAAGAAATTGTGGATGAGCTTGGGGTAAAGCCATCGATTGATGTGAATGAGGAAGTTAGCAAAAGAGTGACTTTTTTAAAGGATTATCTTAAAAAGAGTGGGATGACGGGGTTTGTTCTCGGGATTTCAGGCGGTCAGGATTCTTCTCTAGCTGGACGATTCGCACAGCTTGCAGTTGAAGAGTTGCGTGAGGAAGGAACGGATGCTTCATTTATTTCTGTGCGTCTTCCGTATGGCGAGCAGAAGGATGAAGAAGATGCACAGGCTGCTTTGAAATTTATTAAACCAGATCATACCGTAACAATTAATATTAAGCCTGCGGTTGATGCTTCAGTTTCAACTTATCTTGAAGCAACTGGCAATGACCTTACGGATTTCACTAAAGGTAATAATAAAGCGAGAGAGCGTATGATTGCTCAGTACAATATTGCTGGAGATGAAAAGAAGCTGGTAGTTGGAACGGATCATGCCGCAGAAGCTGTTACTGGGTTTTACACCAAGCACGGTGATGGTGCTTGTGATATAGCACCGCTCTTTGGATTAAATAAACGTCAGGGCCGTGCCATTCTTGAACACTTTGGAATGCCAGATCATCTTGTAGAAAAAGTTCCAACTGCAGATCTGGAGGATGACCGACCTGCACTTGCAGATGAGGAAGCACTGGGTGTAAGTTATAAGCACATTGATGATTACCTTGAGGGACGTGAAGTTCCTGAGGAGGCAGCCGAAATGATAGAAAGTCATTTCTTAAAGACGCGCCATAAGCGAAATATGGCAGCTACTATTTTCGATAACTGGTGGAAGTAG
- the hmpA gene encoding NO-inducible flavohemoprotein produces the protein MLSSKTIATIKSTVPALEVHGTEITKLFYNMLFTHNPELLNIFNHANQKQERQQQALANAVYAAAKNIDQLEAILPVVKQVAHKHRSLGVKPEHYPIVGKYLLLAIKEVLGDDATDDILNAWEETYSVIAGVFIEVEQEMYTEAATQPGGWENERNFVVDRKVKESDVITSFYLVPSDGKAIAPFKSGQYISVTVDIPNDDFTHIRQYSLSDAPGKPYYRISVKKETNPSKPDGVVSNYLHEHIDAGDRLKITAPAGDFYLKDDSSPVVLLSGGVGITPMLSMLKSSLNQNRKTTFIHAALNGKVHAFHDEIIGLDHPSLDYYVCYETPTNKDREDGLFNREGYIEKDWLDETLPMDPDTHYYFCGPLPFMRAIKESLTKLGVKEEKIHFEFFGPAVALEPAESQK, from the coding sequence ATGCTTTCATCAAAAACGATTGCCACTATTAAGTCCACTGTACCTGCTTTAGAAGTTCATGGTACTGAAATTACGAAACTTTTCTATAACATGCTATTTACACATAATCCAGAGCTATTAAATATCTTTAATCATGCTAATCAAAAACAGGAACGTCAACAACAAGCACTCGCTAACGCAGTATACGCTGCTGCAAAAAATATTGATCAGTTAGAAGCCATTCTTCCTGTCGTTAAACAGGTTGCACACAAACATCGTAGTCTCGGAGTGAAGCCGGAACACTATCCTATTGTAGGAAAGTACTTATTACTTGCGATTAAAGAAGTGCTCGGGGATGACGCTACTGACGACATTCTAAATGCATGGGAAGAAACGTATAGTGTTATCGCTGGAGTATTCATAGAGGTAGAACAGGAAATGTACACAGAAGCTGCAACGCAGCCAGGTGGCTGGGAAAACGAACGGAATTTTGTTGTTGATCGAAAAGTAAAAGAAAGTGATGTTATCACCTCCTTTTATTTAGTCCCATCTGACGGTAAAGCTATCGCACCTTTTAAATCAGGACAGTATATTAGCGTAACAGTTGATATTCCAAACGATGACTTCACTCACATTCGTCAATACAGCCTTTCTGACGCACCAGGCAAACCTTATTATCGAATTTCAGTCAAAAAAGAAACAAATCCGTCTAAACCGGATGGGGTAGTTTCAAACTATTTACACGAACATATCGATGCTGGTGATCGTTTAAAAATCACAGCACCTGCTGGAGATTTCTATTTGAAAGACGATTCGAGTCCAGTTGTTCTACTTAGCGGAGGTGTTGGTATCACACCGATGCTTAGTATGTTAAAAAGTAGTCTAAATCAGAATAGAAAAACAACATTTATTCATGCTGCGTTAAACGGAAAGGTTCATGCTTTTCACGATGAAATCATCGGTCTTGATCACCCTTCTCTCGACTATTATGTATGTTATGAAACCCCAACGAATAAGGATAGGGAGGACGGTCTATTCAACAGAGAAGGTTATATAGAGAAAGATTGGCTTGACGAAACGCTTCCAATGGATCCTGACACGCATTATTATTTCTGTGGACCCCTTCCCTTTATGCGCGCTATAAAAGAATCTCTAACAAAGCTTGGCGTAAAAGAAGAAAAGATACACTTTGAGTTTTTTGGCCCGGCTGTAGCACTAGAACCAGCGGAAAGTCAAAAGTAA
- a CDS encoding Rrf2 family transcriptional regulator, which yields MRLTNYTDYSLRMLIYLGSMKEDKLTSIQEIADAYQISKNHLMKVAHELGKKGYIETIRGRNGGMRLSKLPKDINIGKVIRSTEEDFNLVECFDSERNACIISPACHLKHVLHEALSAYFEVLDGYTLADLIVNDHKLRQLLFKH from the coding sequence ATGCGTTTAACAAACTACACAGACTACTCTCTTCGAATGCTGATCTATCTAGGCAGTATGAAAGAGGACAAACTAACAAGTATTCAAGAAATTGCTGATGCTTATCAAATTTCTAAAAACCACCTCATGAAGGTGGCGCATGAGCTTGGAAAAAAGGGATATATAGAAACGATACGTGGAAGAAATGGAGGCATGCGCCTATCAAAACTTCCAAAGGACATTAATATTGGAAAAGTAATAAGAAGCACAGAAGAGGACTTTAACCTTGTGGAATGCTTTGATAGTGAGCGCAATGCGTGTATTATAAGTCCGGCCTGTCATCTGAAACATGTCCTGCACGAAGCGCTTTCTGCCTACTTTGAAGTACTTGATGGCTATACACTGGCTGATCTGATTGTTAATGATCATAAACTCCGTCAGTTGTTATTTAAACATTAA
- the sigK gene encoding RNA polymerase sporulation sigma factor SigK yields MSLLAALAYICKEVLFFVSFVKNNAFPQPLSRKDERMYLELMAEGDEDARNRLIEHNLRLVAHIVKKFENTGEDPEDLISIGTIGLIKAIESYSTDKGTKLATYAARCIENEILMHLRALKKTKKDVSLHDPIGQDKEGNEISLIDVLKAETEDIVELIQLNMEKKMIYEYIHILDDREKEVIVGRFGLNLEKELTQREIARQLGISRSYVSRIEKRALMKLFHEFYRNRKEKENGA; encoded by the coding sequence GTGTCTTTACTGGCAGCGCTTGCTTACATTTGCAAGGAAGTTCTTTTCTTTGTCTCTTTTGTGAAAAACAATGCCTTCCCACAGCCACTCTCAAGAAAAGATGAGAGAATGTATTTAGAATTAATGGCAGAAGGTGATGAAGACGCAAGAAATCGCCTGATAGAACATAATCTTCGCCTTGTAGCACACATTGTAAAGAAATTTGAAAACACAGGTGAAGATCCCGAAGATCTTATCTCCATTGGTACAATCGGTTTGATTAAAGCCATTGAAAGTTATTCCACAGACAAAGGTACAAAATTAGCAACCTATGCAGCAAGATGCATTGAGAATGAAATTCTAATGCATCTCCGTGCGCTTAAGAAAACGAAAAAAGACGTTTCTCTCCATGATCCTATAGGTCAGGATAAAGAAGGGAACGAGATTTCCCTTATCGATGTGCTTAAAGCCGAAACGGAAGATATTGTGGAACTAATCCAGCTTAATATGGAGAAGAAGATGATTTATGAATATATCCATATTCTCGACGACAGGGAAAAGGAAGTTATCGTTGGTCGGTTCGGGTTAAATCTGGAAAAAGAGCTAACTCAGCGTGAAATAGCAAGACAGCTAGGGATATCACGAAGTTACGTCTCACGTATTGAAAAACGTGCGCTAATGAAGCTATTTCATGAGTTTTATCGAAATAGGAAAGAAAAAGAGAACGGAGCATAA
- a CDS encoding GDSL-type esterase/lipase family protein: MKRKTWILVFIAGSLAILLALAENQTDFLRTNANEMPENDSESRKKNITYYTKYYQTKKSIYDSYTHKDSETIFLGDSLTDYFEWSEALSDHEVLNRGIAGDTTTGVLNRMEEVVKSNPDRVYLLIGLNDVIAGQSVNRIETNYKQILDTIKTRSPNTEVYVQSLFPVNTALTGHPINNSVIQELNERIKDLSLLYDYHYLDLYPKLVEFGQLNKDYTFDGVHLNGEGYKVWTREILSTYNTNEEAKQ; encoded by the coding sequence TTGAAAAGAAAAACATGGATCCTGGTATTTATCGCCGGGTCTCTCGCTATTTTGCTTGCCCTTGCAGAAAATCAGACTGATTTTCTAAGAACAAACGCAAATGAAATGCCAGAGAACGATTCAGAATCCAGGAAGAAGAACATTACGTATTATACGAAATATTACCAGACGAAGAAAAGTATTTATGATTCTTATACTCATAAAGATAGTGAAACAATCTTCCTTGGTGATAGTCTGACTGATTACTTCGAGTGGAGCGAAGCACTCAGTGATCACGAGGTATTAAATCGTGGTATCGCAGGGGACACAACTACCGGGGTACTAAACCGAATGGAAGAAGTTGTAAAATCAAATCCTGACCGAGTTTATTTGTTAATTGGCCTCAATGATGTGATTGCTGGACAGTCAGTTAACAGAATTGAAACAAATTATAAACAAATACTTGATACGATAAAAACTCGTTCTCCCAACACAGAGGTTTACGTGCAAAGTCTATTTCCGGTTAATACTGCATTAACGGGTCACCCCATTAATAATTCAGTGATTCAAGAGTTAAATGAAAGAATTAAGGATCTATCTCTTTTGTACGACTATCACTATCTAGACTTGTACCCGAAGTTAGTAGAATTTGGTCAACTTAATAAAGATTATACGTTTGATGGAGTTCACCTCAATGGAGAAGGTTATAAAGTCTGGACACGTGAAATTCTCTCTACTTACAACACAAATGAAGAAGCAAAGCAGTAA
- the yfkAB gene encoding radical SAM/CxCxxxxC motif protein YfkAB, with amino-acid sequence MTSIMKTITPTYDPWEAYMDVEEHGSMVLSNIELTTTTLCNMRCEHCAVGYTLQPKDPSPLPLELLTERLDEVEQLRALSITGGEPMLSMKSVKQYVAPLLEYAHRRGARTQINSNLTLDRERYDLILPYLDVLHISHNYGSIEDFTDIGFAVMDRKPSIAQREAYFHRMVENAIDLTSQGVIVSAETMINRRTLPNIENIHKQIVEMGCQRHEIHPMYPSDFASDLDIASLKEIRKGIHRLLDHRDPDVWLLFGTLPFYPCSSDPEDLRLLERLYAEPNVTVRNDPDGRSRLNMNIFDGDIIVTDFGDTPPLGNIHDTNLNDAYRKWKESNIAKSLSCHCPAVKCLGPNLLVKDAYYKDIDFLKQKTNIFL; translated from the coding sequence ATGACATCAATAATGAAAACTATTACACCTACCTATGACCCATGGGAAGCTTATATGGACGTTGAAGAACACGGAAGCATGGTTCTTTCTAATATTGAACTAACAACTACTACGCTCTGTAATATGAGATGTGAACACTGTGCAGTCGGTTATACACTACAACCTAAAGATCCGTCCCCACTTCCTTTAGAGCTTCTAACTGAGCGTCTTGATGAAGTAGAACAGCTACGAGCGTTGAGTATCACTGGCGGTGAACCGATGCTTTCAATGAAATCAGTCAAACAATATGTGGCACCACTTCTCGAATATGCCCATCGTAGAGGGGCAAGGACACAAATCAACTCCAATTTAACACTCGATCGAGAACGGTATGATCTGATTCTTCCTTATCTTGATGTTCTTCATATTTCTCACAACTACGGAAGCATTGAAGATTTTACAGATATCGGATTCGCAGTTATGGATAGAAAACCATCAATTGCTCAACGTGAAGCTTATTTCCATCGTATGGTAGAGAACGCAATAGACTTAACCTCACAGGGGGTGATTGTATCAGCTGAAACGATGATCAATCGAAGAACACTTCCTAACATTGAGAATATACACAAACAAATTGTAGAGATGGGCTGTCAACGTCATGAAATCCATCCTATGTATCCTTCAGATTTTGCATCTGATTTAGATATTGCCTCACTTAAAGAAATTCGAAAAGGTATTCACCGTCTCCTGGATCACCGCGATCCGGATGTTTGGCTGCTATTTGGTACCCTTCCTTTTTATCCATGTAGTTCTGATCCGGAAGATTTGAGATTGCTTGAAAGACTATATGCTGAACCAAATGTAACGGTACGTAATGACCCTGATGGTCGCTCTCGTTTAAATATGAATATTTTCGATGGGGACATAATCGTAACAGATTTTGGTGATACTCCTCCACTTGGAAATATACATGATACGAACCTTAATGATGCCTATCGAAAATGGAAGGAAAGTAACATTGCGAAGTCACTCAGCTGTCATTGTCCAGCTGTTAAGTGCCTTGGACCAAACCTACTTGTAAAAGATGCTTATTATAAGGACATTGACTTTTTGAAACAAAAAACAAACATTTTCCTTTAA
- the mnhG gene encoding monovalent cation/H(+) antiporter subunit G, whose protein sequence is MKEVVISIIMLIGTFFLFSGALGVFRLPDVYTRLHAASKSATLGVAGILIAAFLFFIFEAQMVSGKLILGIIFILMTAPVSGHMISRAAYQKGVPLWEKTTRDDLDKAKQKKASTKG, encoded by the coding sequence TTGAAAGAAGTCGTGATTAGCATCATTATGCTTATCGGAACGTTTTTTCTTTTCTCTGGAGCGCTGGGAGTTTTCAGACTCCCAGATGTTTATACACGTCTTCATGCTGCTTCTAAGAGTGCGACCCTTGGTGTAGCCGGCATCTTGATTGCTGCGTTTCTTTTTTTCATTTTTGAGGCGCAAATGGTTAGCGGAAAACTGATTCTTGGAATTATTTTCATCTTGATGACAGCACCAGTCTCCGGCCATATGATTTCCAGAGCTGCCTATCAGAAAGGCGTACCTTTATGGGAGAAGACGACGAGAGATGATCTTGATAAAGCAAAACAAAAGAAAGCGAGCACAAAAGGTTAA
- a CDS encoding Na(+)/H(+) antiporter subunit F1 has translation MTSLLSTVSTICIVVIAISTLFLLYRAIKGPSNPDRAVALDTIGINLMAIAGILAIKLETPYFNDIILLIGILAFIGTVAIAKFLEKGVIIERSRD, from the coding sequence ATGACATCGTTATTATCAACCGTTTCAACGATCTGTATTGTTGTTATTGCCATCTCTACCCTTTTTCTTCTTTATCGTGCAATCAAAGGGCCATCTAATCCAGATCGTGCTGTAGCACTGGATACAATCGGTATTAACCTGATGGCAATAGCAGGTATTCTGGCAATCAAGCTTGAAACCCCGTATTTTAACGATATTATCCTGTTGATCGGGATTCTTGCTTTCATTGGCACAGTAGCTATTGCTAAATTTCTAGAAAAGGGTGTTATCATTGAAAGAAGTCGTGATTAG
- a CDS encoding Na+/H+ antiporter subunit E: MPIQIIINLIIAVLWMFLFESYSFSTFFVGYLFGIVLLLLMERFIPDRFYFYRLWSITKLLFLFIKELIMANIQVVKLVYSPKLNMQPGIIAVPIDVRTNWEITMLANLITLTPGTLSVSVASDNMHIYVHAMDAPDADEVIKEIKGTFEKAIMEVTR; encoded by the coding sequence ATGCCAATTCAAATCATAATAAATCTCATTATTGCCGTTCTCTGGATGTTTCTCTTTGAAAGCTACTCATTTAGTACTTTCTTTGTTGGTTATTTATTTGGGATTGTATTGCTTCTCTTAATGGAGCGATTTATACCGGATCGATTCTACTTCTATCGTCTCTGGTCAATTACTAAATTACTGTTCCTTTTTATAAAAGAATTGATTATGGCCAACATACAGGTGGTTAAACTTGTCTATAGTCCGAAACTCAATATGCAACCAGGCATCATTGCTGTACCAATTGACGTAAGAACTAACTGGGAAATCACAATGCTTGCAAATTTAATTACATTAACACCTGGTACACTTTCTGTATCCGTTGCTTCTGATAATATGCATATTTACGTGCATGCGATGGACGCACCAGATGCAGACGAAGTCATTAAAGAGATTAAAGGCACATTCGAAAAAGCGATCATGGAGGTGACGAGATGA
- a CDS encoding Na+/H+ antiporter subunit D, translating to MSNLAILPILLPLLTGIFLVFLNKRLPLVRLITRIMVIVNLIVVSLITYNVVQNGTIVLKAGDWAVPYGIVLVADPLAMILVLTANIISVACAFYAFNSLDEKRERYYFYPLFQLLITGVSGAFLTGDLFNLFVFFEVLLIASYGLIVLGGTKEQFRESFKYIIINLFSSILFVTTVSFLYAVVGTVNMAQLAERVGEVQQDGILTTIAILLLIVFATKGALFPLYFWLPKSYTVPPTVISALFGALLTKVGVYSILRVFTLIFVYNLTFTHQILLVLAGFTLVFGVIGALSTNNVQLIIAYNIIPAVGYMIMGLGVFSTTALAGTVYYLLHDMIIKAALFFLVGAMVAYAGTSDLRKMGGVIKHQPLLGWLFFIATLALAGLPPFSGFIGKLLILRGAFEEGHYVLAIIGLVTSLLILLSVIRIFINGFWGESKQKEVPQVNPVKGKILPAAFLLMFTILLGLGAELIYPTVQTIADQMIDPANYIDSVMKE from the coding sequence ATGAGTAATTTAGCTATACTACCAATTCTACTGCCACTATTAACAGGAATTTTTCTTGTATTTCTTAATAAGCGGCTGCCACTTGTTCGATTGATAACACGAATCATGGTGATTGTAAATCTGATTGTTGTCTCACTAATCACATATAATGTAGTTCAGAACGGAACTATTGTTCTTAAAGCAGGCGATTGGGCGGTTCCTTATGGAATTGTTCTGGTAGCTGATCCTCTTGCCATGATTCTTGTTTTAACAGCAAACATCATCTCGGTTGCATGTGCATTCTATGCTTTTAATTCTCTAGATGAAAAAAGAGAGCGATACTATTTCTATCCTCTCTTTCAGTTATTAATTACCGGGGTTAGCGGAGCTTTTCTAACCGGAGATCTCTTTAACTTATTCGTATTCTTTGAGGTTCTCCTCATTGCTTCTTATGGTTTAATTGTTCTGGGTGGTACGAAAGAACAATTTAGAGAGTCTTTCAAATACATTATTATCAACCTGTTTTCATCTATCCTGTTTGTTACGACTGTGTCATTCCTTTATGCTGTTGTTGGAACAGTAAACATGGCACAGCTTGCCGAACGAGTAGGTGAGGTTCAACAGGACGGTATATTAACAACGATTGCTATCCTGTTGCTAATCGTTTTTGCTACGAAAGGCGCGCTCTTCCCGCTATATTTCTGGCTACCGAAATCATATACGGTGCCACCTACCGTCATTTCGGCACTATTTGGAGCGTTACTTACGAAAGTTGGGGTATATTCTATACTAAGAGTATTTACGCTGATTTTTGTCTATAATCTGACCTTTACACATCAGATTTTACTCGTCTTAGCAGGATTTACACTCGTATTCGGAGTAATTGGGGCACTTTCCACTAATAATGTTCAGCTGATTATCGCGTATAACATTATTCCAGCGGTAGGCTATATGATCATGGGTCTCGGAGTATTCTCGACTACTGCACTGGCTGGTACGGTATACTACTTGCTTCACGATATGATTATTAAAGCGGCCCTCTTTTTCCTTGTTGGGGCGATGGTCGCTTATGCAGGTACTTCTGACTTAAGAAAAATGGGAGGGGTTATTAAACATCAGCCTCTTCTTGGCTGGCTTTTCTTCATAGCCACACTGGCACTGGCTGGCCTCCCGCCGTTCAGTGGATTTATAGGTAAATTATTGATTCTCCGCGGAGCATTCGAGGAAGGACATTACGTGCTCGCTATTATCGGCCTTGTGACAAGTTTGCTTATTCTCTTATCCGTGATTCGCATCTTTATTAACGGATTCTGGGGTGAATCGAAGCAAAAAGAAGTTCCACAAGTTAATCCCGTTAAAGGAAAAATTTTGCCCGCTGCGTTTCTTCTAATGTTCACGATTCTGCTCGGACTTGGGGCTGAGCTCATTTATCCAACGGTTCAAACAATAGCAGATCAGATGATAGATCCAGCTAACTATATTGACTCGGTAATGAAGGAGTAG